From the Myxococcales bacterium genome, one window contains:
- a CDS encoding 2-oxo acid dehydrogenase subunit E2, with the protein MAFEFHLPDIGEGVVEGEIVSWKVKVGDVVKLDQPIVEIMTDKATVEIPSPRAGTIAAINYGEGQICPVGDVLLVIDDGAGASAGGNGHGHAHAASATAPARSPAPQLQLAGHLPEALPATPPARIEVVDASGAQARVLATPATRRLARQLGVALGRVTPTGKRGRVTSDDVKVYAAAGTTMAMPTLTAAAPAAKAFTPIAIARGGDEERIPLRGMRKRIAESMTRSKQTAAHFTYVEEIDMTELVAVRERAKTRAADRGVKLNYLPFIVKAVVSGLKKWPMLNASLDETTQEIVRKKYYHVGIAAQGPQGLVVSVVRDADQRSIFDLSKEIERLGEAVRAGTATREELTGSTFTISSLGKLGGVLATPIINFPEVAVVGVHKIDEKPAVRGGQIVIRQLMNLSISVDHRLADGWDGAMFLQDVKGLLEDPTTMFMEMV; encoded by the coding sequence ATGGCCTTCGAGTTCCATCTGCCCGACATCGGCGAGGGCGTCGTCGAAGGCGAGATCGTGTCGTGGAAGGTCAAGGTCGGCGACGTGGTCAAGCTCGACCAGCCGATCGTCGAGATCATGACCGACAAGGCCACCGTCGAGATCCCGTCGCCGCGCGCCGGCACGATCGCGGCGATCAACTACGGCGAGGGGCAGATCTGCCCGGTCGGCGACGTGCTGCTGGTGATCGACGACGGCGCTGGCGCCAGCGCCGGTGGCAACGGCCACGGCCACGCCCACGCCGCCAGCGCCACCGCGCCCGCGCGCTCGCCGGCGCCGCAGCTGCAGCTGGCCGGCCACCTGCCCGAGGCGCTGCCGGCGACGCCACCGGCGCGGATCGAGGTGGTCGACGCCTCGGGCGCGCAGGCGCGCGTGCTGGCGACCCCGGCCACGCGCCGGCTGGCCCGGCAGCTCGGCGTCGCGCTCGGCCGCGTGACCCCGACCGGCAAGCGCGGGCGGGTCACCAGCGACGACGTCAAGGTCTACGCCGCCGCCGGCACGACGATGGCGATGCCCACGCTCACCGCGGCCGCGCCGGCGGCCAAGGCGTTCACGCCGATCGCGATCGCGCGCGGCGGCGACGAGGAGCGGATCCCGCTGCGCGGCATGCGCAAGCGCATCGCCGAGTCGATGACCCGGTCCAAGCAGACCGCGGCCCACTTCACGTACGTCGAGGAGATCGACATGACCGAGCTGGTCGCGGTGCGCGAGCGCGCCAAGACCCGCGCGGCCGATCGCGGCGTCAAGCTCAACTACCTGCCGTTCATCGTCAAGGCGGTCGTGTCGGGCCTGAAGAAGTGGCCGATGCTCAACGCGTCGCTCGACGAGACCACCCAGGAGATCGTCCGCAAGAAGTACTACCACGTGGGCATCGCGGCCCAGGGCCCGCAGGGCCTGGTGGTCTCGGTGGTGCGCGACGCCGACCAGCGCTCGATCTTCGATCTCAGCAAGGAGATCGAGCGGCTGGGCGAGGCCGTGCGCGCCGGCACCGCGACCCGCGAGGAGCTGACCGGCTCGACGTTCACGATCAGCTCGCTGGGCAAGCTCGGCGGCGTGCTGGCCACGCCGATCATCAACTTCCCCGAGGTGGCGGTGGTCGGCGTGCACAAGATCGACGAGAAGCCGGCGGTCCGCGGCGGCCAGATCGTGATCCGCCAGCTCATGAACCTGTCGATCTCGGTGGATCACCGCCTCGCCGACGGCTGGGACGGCGCGATGTTCCTCCAGGACGTGAAGGGCCTGCTCGAGGATCCGACGACGATGTTCATGGAGATGGTCTAG
- a CDS encoding TIGR03663 family protein, which produces MTRRAWLLCVVILGVAAFLRLWDLELRPPHHDEGVNGWFVEGMLKKGFYAYDPGNYHGPSYFYLLAGARKVFGFGLWQLRLPGALLGVALCFVPLVVRRQLGAARALAACALLATSPTLVYYARYAIHETLLAGLGLLAAACTLRWAASTRGRWLLLGAAVVALMVATKETTVLFLAVAGPWLVGEVVVESIRARRLMVLGHRPRWSWRVPAIALACVAVMLAIHVALFTGFFQAPGTLTAQLQRSVRAYFVWRDTGTSHGGHVKDACYYLHLGVRYELVLYLLAAVGLVAGFRERAIRGPGLVGFGMLAAYSAIAYKMPWLPMSWLALLALPAGHGAVVLGRVLAAEVSARLGTVAAVAVALVPALAITARASFVRPADKREALAYVHTDADYNRWFPLIEAGAARLGARRITVAVEHDAQWPLAWSLTRYPRTRWAATGDEDVLIVAVDRSAQVEARLRHAYLRRPAQLRDSAQPAFIYFRRDRFGQALAARIARGEFASIERAPVPTALAGR; this is translated from the coding sequence ATGACTCGCCGCGCCTGGCTTCTGTGCGTTGTGATCCTCGGCGTCGCCGCCTTCCTCCGGCTGTGGGACCTCGAGCTGCGGCCGCCGCACCACGACGAGGGCGTCAACGGCTGGTTCGTCGAGGGGATGCTCAAGAAGGGCTTCTACGCCTACGACCCCGGCAACTACCACGGGCCGTCGTACTTCTACCTGCTCGCAGGGGCGCGGAAGGTCTTCGGTTTCGGGCTGTGGCAGCTGCGGCTCCCCGGCGCGCTGCTCGGCGTCGCGCTGTGCTTCGTGCCGCTCGTGGTGCGCCGCCAGCTCGGCGCGGCCCGGGCGCTGGCCGCGTGCGCGCTGCTCGCGACCTCGCCGACCCTGGTCTACTACGCCCGCTACGCCATCCACGAGACCCTGCTGGCCGGGCTCGGGCTGCTGGCTGCAGCCTGCACCCTGCGGTGGGCAGCCAGCACCCGCGGCCGCTGGCTGCTGCTGGGCGCGGCCGTCGTCGCGCTGATGGTCGCGACCAAGGAGACCACGGTGTTGTTCCTGGCGGTGGCCGGCCCGTGGCTCGTGGGTGAGGTCGTCGTCGAGTCGATCCGCGCGCGGCGGCTGATGGTGCTCGGGCACCGCCCGCGGTGGTCGTGGCGGGTGCCGGCGATCGCGCTGGCGTGCGTCGCGGTGATGCTGGCGATCCACGTCGCGCTCTTCACCGGGTTCTTCCAGGCGCCGGGCACGCTGACCGCGCAGCTCCAGCGCTCGGTCCGCGCGTACTTCGTCTGGCGCGACACCGGCACCAGCCACGGCGGGCACGTCAAGGACGCCTGCTACTACCTGCACCTCGGCGTCCGCTACGAGCTGGTGCTGTACCTGCTGGCCGCGGTCGGCCTGGTCGCGGGCTTCCGCGAGCGCGCGATCCGCGGGCCCGGTCTGGTCGGGTTCGGCATGCTGGCCGCGTACTCGGCCATCGCCTACAAGATGCCGTGGCTGCCGATGAGCTGGCTGGCGCTCCTGGCGCTCCCGGCCGGCCACGGCGCGGTCGTGCTCGGGCGCGTGCTGGCGGCCGAGGTGTCGGCGCGGCTCGGGACGGTCGCCGCGGTGGCGGTGGCGCTGGTGCCGGCGCTGGCGATCACCGCGCGCGCGTCGTTCGTCCGGCCGGCGGACAAGCGCGAGGCGCTGGCGTACGTCCACACCGACGCCGACTACAACCGCTGGTTCCCCCTGATCGAGGCCGGCGCGGCGCGGCTCGGCGCGCGCCGCATCACCGTCGCGGTCGAGCACGACGCGCAGTGGCCGCTGGCGTGGTCGCTGACGCGCTACCCGCGGACCCGGTGGGCGGCGACCGGGGACGAGGACGTGCTGATCGTCGCGGTCGATCGGTCCGCGCAGGTCGAGGCGCGCCTGCGCCACGCCTACCTGCGGCGGCCGGCGCAGCTGCGCGACTCCGCCCAGCCGGCGTTCATCTACTTCCGCCGGGACCGCTTCGGCCAGGCGCTCGCGGCCCGGATCGCGCGCGGCGAGTTCGCGTCGATCGAGCGCGCGCCGGTCCCGACCGCGCTGGCGGGGCGCTGA